A single region of the Vibrio chagasii genome encodes:
- a CDS encoding LysE family translocator, with product MPLEQLSALALFAFVSTFTPGPNNIMLMTSGANVGFARTIPHMLGIALGFAAMLLLVGFGLMGIFNAYPVTHQVLKYLSLAYLVYLAIKIAKSGKAKSTEAYKPMTFIGAASFQWVNPKGWSMALTAISVYSSGSSWWELAIIAAIFTLANLPSVTFWTAAGKQLQHWLTTPVRIKSFNYGMAGLLLASTIPML from the coding sequence CGCCGGGTCCAAATAACATCATGCTCATGACTTCTGGTGCCAATGTTGGCTTTGCCCGCACCATTCCACACATGCTTGGTATTGCTCTAGGTTTTGCGGCTATGTTGCTGCTGGTTGGCTTTGGGTTAATGGGTATTTTCAACGCCTATCCGGTGACTCACCAAGTATTGAAATACCTGAGCCTTGCGTACTTGGTGTACCTCGCAATTAAAATAGCCAAGAGTGGAAAAGCGAAAAGCACCGAAGCTTATAAACCGATGACCTTCATTGGCGCGGCAAGTTTTCAATGGGTTAACCCGAAAGGTTGGTCAATGGCACTGACAGCCATTTCTGTCTATAGCAGTGGCAGTTCATGGTGGGAGCTTGCAATCATCGCAGCCATTTTCACGTTAGCTAACCTGCCATCGGTAACCTTCTGGACAGCAGCAGGCAAGCAGCTACAACATTGGCTAACAACGCCAGTCCGCATCAAAAGCTTCAACTATGGTATGGCGGGCTTGCTGTTAGCGTCGACCATTCCGATGCTCTAA
- a CDS encoding DUF1294 domain-containing protein yields MLSSSIQIAITYLVLVAVSVLFAESSKVLLAWYLVIGVVTFFVYAKDKRAAINGNWRVPEKTLHIFSVAGGWLGALIAQDKLRHKTQKQPFRAIYWLTVFINVAAFVWTLTPVGQAMFGRWLGELVGYF; encoded by the coding sequence ATGTTGTCTTCATCTATTCAAATCGCGATCACTTATTTGGTTCTGGTGGCGGTGTCTGTGTTGTTTGCGGAAAGCTCAAAAGTGCTATTGGCGTGGTATTTAGTTATCGGTGTCGTGACGTTTTTTGTGTACGCGAAAGACAAGCGAGCCGCGATTAATGGTAATTGGCGCGTGCCAGAGAAAACTCTGCACATCTTTTCGGTAGCTGGTGGTTGGTTAGGGGCTTTGATCGCACAAGATAAGCTACGTCATAAAACACAAAAACAGCCGTTCAGAGCTATTTATTGGTTAACAGTGTTTATCAATGTAGCGGCGTTTGTCTGGACGTTAACGCCGGTCGGGCAGGCAATGTTTGGTCGTTGGCTTGGTGAGCTGGTGGGTTACTTTTAA